One region of Chlamydia psittaci 6BC genomic DNA includes:
- a CDS encoding CofH family radical SAM protein: protein MTITPPRILPKNSWMKHLFDDYTEGVRLSREDALRLLLLEDESDQRALWAFANAVRQKYVGDVVYYSSTFYLYPTNFCEFNCTFCAFYAKPGDAKGWFHTPDQLIEKIRELEVPITETHIVGGCFPDCNLDYYTELFSKIKTNFPHIHIKALTGIEYAYLANLNNIPVAEVLKILKNAGLDSIPGGGFDILVDEIRHILAPGRLSSQEFLDIHKTAHSLDIPTNSTMLCYHRERPEDIVTHMDKLRNLQDDTLGFKNFILLKFATENNALGKRLRKLGTSHHIPPASIIAVARLFLDNFRNIKALWNYLGIEQALHLLSCGANDLSSTHIGEKVFQMASSNQNIKMDIEGMASLIKKLGRIPCLTNSKDV from the coding sequence ATGACGATAACACCCCCTCGCATTCTGCCTAAAAATTCTTGGATGAAACATTTATTCGATGATTACACGGAAGGAGTTCGTCTTTCTAGAGAAGATGCTCTGCGTCTACTCCTCTTAGAAGATGAAAGTGACCAGCGTGCTTTATGGGCTTTTGCTAATGCAGTACGTCAAAAGTATGTAGGAGATGTTGTCTACTACTCCTCCACATTTTATTTATATCCTACTAACTTCTGTGAATTCAATTGCACGTTTTGTGCTTTTTACGCGAAACCAGGAGATGCTAAAGGCTGGTTTCATACACCTGACCAACTCATAGAAAAAATCCGGGAATTAGAAGTTCCGATTACAGAAACACATATTGTGGGAGGATGCTTTCCAGATTGTAATTTAGACTACTACACAGAACTGTTTAGCAAAATTAAAACAAACTTCCCTCACATCCATATTAAAGCACTTACAGGAATAGAATATGCCTACTTGGCTAACCTGAACAATATTCCTGTTGCTGAGGTATTAAAAATCCTAAAAAATGCAGGATTAGATTCGATTCCCGGAGGAGGATTCGATATTCTGGTTGATGAAATACGTCACATACTCGCTCCAGGGCGTTTATCTTCTCAAGAATTCCTAGACATTCATAAAACGGCACATAGTCTTGATATCCCAACGAACAGTACAATGTTATGTTACCATAGGGAACGCCCCGAAGATATCGTCACTCATATGGATAAATTACGTAACCTTCAAGATGATACTTTAGGTTTTAAAAACTTCATATTATTGAAGTTCGCAACAGAAAATAATGCTCTAGGGAAAAGACTACGCAAATTAGGAACTTCTCATCACATCCCCCCTGCATCTATCATTGCGGTTGCAAGACTCTTCCTGGACAATTTCAGAAACATAAAAGCCTTGTGGAATTACTTAGGAATCGAGCAAGCTTTACACTTGCTATCTTGTGGAGCTAACGATTTATCCTCCACACATATTGGAGAAAAGGTGTTTCAAATGGCCTCTTCTAACCAAAATATAAAAATGGATATTGAGGGAATGGCAAGCCTCATAAAAAAACTAGGACGCATACCATGTCTGACAAATTCGAAAGACGTTTAA